TGCGGCTTGGTCGCGGTATGATCCAATCCCATGTTACTCCCATCGCCCGGCTCGACATCACAGCGAGCAGCCCTTACATCCCCAGAACATGAAACACCTGCTCAGCACCACCGATCCGACGATCATCGCATTTGCCAAAGCTCTGCTTCAAGGCGAGGATATAAACTGCTTTGAAATGGACGTAAACATGAGCGTCCTAGAAGGTGGGATCGGGATTTTCCCGCGACGTTTGATGGTTGCCAATGACGACTACTCCCTCGCGCGCCGCACGCTGCTCGACAACGGCATAGAACTTGATGACCCAAAGTGAGTCCGACGTAGACCTCAGCCGAGATGCATTTCTGAGCGGCCAACTTCAAATTCTGCAACCTCGACAAGGGTACCGCGCCGGGATAGATCCCGTGCTTCTGGCCGCCAGTGTCCCGGCACAAGCGGGCGACAGCATCCTTGACCTTGGGTGCGGGGCTGGTGTCGCAGGGTTGTGCCTGGCGCGTCGCGTACCTGGGATCACTCTGACCGGCCTTGAATTGCAGGCGCAATATGCCGAACTCGCAAGGCATAACTCGGCGGAAAACGGCATCGACATGACCGTGATCTTGGGTGACATCGCCGCTCCACCGACCGAAATCAAGGACAAACAGTTCAGCCATGTCATTGCCAACCCGCCCTACTTTGATCAGGCAAGTCGCACCGCTGCTGACGATATAGGCCGTGAGGTCGCTCTGGCAGGCTCCACGCCCTTATCCGACTGGGTCGCCACTGCGGCCAAACGTACCTGCCCCAAGGGCACTGTTACCTTTATTCACCGAACCGAACGCCTGCCAGACCTGCTAAGCGCCTTTCGCTCGCACTTGGGCAGTCTGGAAGCTCTACCTCTGGCCCCGCGTTCAGGGCGTGCAGCCAAGCTGATCCTTTTGCGCGGGCGCAAAAATGGAAACGCAGAGTTTCGACTTCATCAACCGTGGATATTGCACGAGGGTGACAAACATTTGGCTGACGCGGAAAACTACACTCCAGCAACAGCTTGTATTTTGCGCGATGCAGCTTCTTTAGACTTTCCAGCCTAAAATATACGATTTGTTAAGTTCACCTGTCGGAACACTATGCGCATGCAGCGTGACAGGAATCATCTTTTGTGATGCACTCAGACTCGCGCTTACAGAAAATGAGAGGAGAGGCATTTATGTCTTTGAATTCGCATGTCGACGAGCTGAAAAGAAAACATCAGAATCTCTCGGAACAGGTAGAAGCCGCACAGCGTGCCCCAGGTTCCAACGACTTTGAAATCGCGGATATGAAGAAACAAAAGCTTCGACTTAAAGAGGAAATAGAACGACTCTCGTCCTAGCCCTCAATTCTCAGAGGAAAGACCGATCAAGTCCTGAGGTTCAGTCCCAGGGTGGTGGTAGTATTGTGAGTTGATCAGATGTCGGTCTTCCTTTGTCGATCTCTGTTACCATCCAGTCCCGAAAGGCTCGGATCTGAGGTTTATCTTCTGACCCTTTGCGGCACAGAAACCGAAAGCGTGCACCGGTACTGAGTGCCACTTTATAGGGGGCCACCAAACGGCCATCCATCAGATCCTTGATCACCAGTGCCCGTCGCCCAAGGGTCACGCCAACCCCAGCCAGCGCCGCATCCACCGCGTGATCGGTCTGAGAAAACCTTGGGCCATGCGCTTCGATAGGCTCAATACCAACGCTGCGAAACCATGTCGCCCATGTGGGGGACGGATCAAGAAAATCAATGCTCTGATCCACGATCAGAACCGCATCTCTTAAACTCTCAGGCGTAGGAAACTGAGCTGCCAGCACCGGTGTCATCACTGGCGTCACCCATTCTTCGGCCAAGGGCAAGGACCAAACATCCGTATCCGGCCCATAGCCAAACCGAATAGCCACGTCGACCTGATCCCGGTCAAAATCCATGGCCTTGAGCGACGCAGCAAACCGTAACTCGATTTCGGGATGCGCCTGTGCAAACTCGAAAAGACGTGGTGCCAACCACTTAGAGGTAAACCCCGGCCCCGCCGTCACCGTCAGGCTGGACACGTCCTGCAACCGTCGCGTCGCCGTCCAGGCCGCCACGAGTGATGTGAACCCGTCCCGACACCCAGGTGCCAGTGTTTCTCCTGCTTCCGTCAGCGCGACCGCCCGATTGAGCCGGCGGAACAACGGCGCGCCCAGATGCTGTTCCAGCGACTTGATTTGGAACGACAGCGCTGCAGGCGTCACGTTCAATTCATCCGCAGCTTTTTGAAAAGACATATGTCGCGCGGCAGCATCAAAGGCGCGCAACGCGGTCAAGGGAGGCAATCGATCACTCATGTCAGTTAAATAATACTTAACTGAAGCAATGAAAAGTCTCGTTTGTAAGCTTCATATCAAAGGCGCATATTCATCACAGACAAGTTAAACAGAAGGATCACCCGCCATGATCGAGATCACATCAAATGCCCGCCTCCGTGACGCCTACCGCGCCGCCCATCATGAACGCAGCCAGGTTATCGGCAATTTCTTTGCCCGCCTGATGCACAAAACCCCTTCCGCCTGATCGTTGCAAATCGGCGAAAAAGCAAAGGGCCGGTCGCAATGACCGGCCCTTTGGTAATTTGAATGTCGCAGTCTTAGACGAAGAACTGCGCACCGTTGGCCGAAATGGTCGAGCCGTTGATAAAGCCGGAGTCTTCCGATGCAAGGAAGCTCACGCAGCGCGCAATTTCTTTGGGCGTACCAAGACGGCCCGCAGGAATGCCTGCAATGATCTTCTCGCGAATGCTCTCATCAATCGCCATCACCATTTCTGTACCGATGTAGCCGGGGCAAACAGCATTTGCCGTGATACCTGCCCGCGCGCCTTCCTGCGCCAGCGACTTCACGATGCCAAGGTCCCCTGCTTTGGTAGCAGCATAGTTGACCTGACCAAACTGACCCTTCTGGCCATTGATCGAACTGATCACGATCACACGGCCAAATTTACGCTCCCGCATGCCAGGCCAGACAGGGTGAACCGTGTTGAACACACCTGTGAGGTTGGTGTCGATCACCTCTTTCCACTGCTCAGGGCTCATGCGGTGGAACGGTGCGTCGCGGGTGATGCCCGCATTGGCCACAACGGTGTCGATCGGGCCGAGATCGGCCTCAATCTGCTCGATGCCTGCTTTGCTGGCGTCATAGTCACCCACATTCCATTTGTAGGTTTTGATGCCGGTTTCTGCTGTAAAGGCAGCGGCCTTCTCATCGTTGCCTGCATATGTGGCGGCAACGTTGTAGCCTTCCGACTTCAGTTGTTTTGAGATGGCTTCGCCGATACCACGGCTGCCACCAGTGACGAGTGCTGTTCGGGACATGTTTCTTCCTCCGAAAATATGTGATCCGGGCCGAGCTATCTCGACCCGGATGGGATGTCATTGATTTGGATCAGGGGCGCTCAACGCAGAGCGCAACGCCCATGCCACCGCCGATGCAGAGCGTGGCGAGACCTTTCTTGGCATCGCGGCGCTTCATCTCAAAGAGAAGCGTGTTCAGAACACGACAGCCTGAGGCGCCAATCGGGTGACCAATGGCGATCGCGCCACCGTTCACGTTCACAATCGACGGATCCCAACCCATGTCCTTGTTCACGGCACAAGCTTGTGCGGCAAAGGCTTCGTTGGCTTCGACCAGATCAAGATCGTCGACGCTCCAACCCGCCTTGTCCAAGGCTTTGCGGCTGGCGTGAATAGGCCCAACACCCATGATCGACGGGTCAAGACCCGCTGTGGCATAGGAGGCAATTCGTGCCAAAGGCTCGATACCGCGTTTCTCGGCATTGTCCGCGCTCATCAACAGAACCGCTGCCGCACCGTCATTCAGACCCGAAGCATTGGCGGCTGTCACTGAGCCGTCTTTGGTAAAGGCCGGGCGCATCTTGGCCATCGCCTCAAGGTTGGCACCGTGACGAATGTACTCATCGTTGTCCACGACGATGTCACCCTTGCGGGTTTTCACGGTGAACGGCACGATTTCATCCGCAAACTTACCAGCCTTCTGAGCCGCTTCCGCTTTGTTTTGCGACGCCACAGCAAACTCATCTTGCATGTCGCGGGTGATCTGCCACTGGTCGGCCACGTTTTCTGCGGTCTGGCCCATATGGTAGCCATTGAACGCATCCCACAAACCATCACGGATCATGGTATCGATGTATTTCAGGTCGCCCATTTTGTGACCGGCACGCAGCGCGGCGGCATGAGGGCTGAGGGTCATGTTCTCTTGACCACCGGCTGCGACGACATCCGCGTCACCCAACTGGATATGCTGTGCACCCAGTGCCACAGCCCGAAGACCCGAGCCACAAACCTGGTTGAGGCCCCAAGCGGATGATTCCACGGGTAAGCCTGCGTTCACGTGCGCCTGACGCGCAGGGTTTTGACCCTGAGCGGCGGTCAGAACCTGACCCAGGATAGTTTCAGATACATCCGACTTTTCCACGCCAGCCCGCTCAACGACAGCTTCCAGAACGGCAGCCCCCAGATCATGAGCAGGAGTATTGGCGAATGAGCCGGAAAAAGAACCCACGGCGGTCCGAGCCGCGGATGCGATGACGACATTTGTCATGTTGTCCTCCACGAATTTAGGTTTCACATTTCGAGGAAGACCTTGCAGCACCAAACGCTAGCGTACCGGATTCCCCGCCTCTCGCGACGGGGTTTACCGCAGGTGCCGCAGCGCGGCAATGTACGTAGTGTCACAGGTCAGGCCGAAGCGGCGCGCTCTTGCCGAACTTCTTCCCACGGCGCATGAATTGTGGGCGCCCCAAAGTAGTAGCCCTGAAGACAGTCAAATCCCATATGGCTGAGATACACCGCATCGCGAGGGTTCTCGACACTTTCCGCCACGGTCACGAGATCAAACTGCTCGGCAATGGACAAAAGCGCGCGTGTAAGAACCTGATTGTCCGGATCATCCGCAATACCGCGAATGAATTGGCCATCTACTTTCAGAATATCGAAATAGAAATCCCGCAAATACCGGAACGACGTATAGCCGGCTCCGAAATCATCGAGCGCAAAACTGATGCCTTTGCGTTGCAGGTCGGACATGAAACTGACCACTAGCTCCGGGATGAGCATTGCCGAGCTTTCGGTGATTTCCAAAATGAGACGTTCTGCAACCGTCGGATCTTTGGCAATCCCGCGTTTGAGCGACCGCATCCAGCGCGGATAGCCGATGGAGCGCGCCGACATGTTAATCGCCAGTCGAAGACTGGGAAACCGCCTGAGGCAAGCCAGCCCTTTTTCCAAAGCCAGACAATCAATGATCCGCCCGGTTTCTGTGGCCTCGATGGACCCTATGAAGTCCCGCGCGGGAATGATCCGCCCGGTGGGGTCCAGCACCCGGATCAGACCTTCGTAAAAGGCCGGTCGCGCCTGGTCTCCGGCCGGGACGATTGACTGATACGCCAGCGTAACTTGCTTGTGCCGCACGGCTTCATCCACCATACGAATGACCGACTGATCACGCGATGAAATCGCATAGGCCATCGGGCTATCGTGCCCCGCCGGAATATTTGCCCAAATTTTCTTACCCATACCAGTCTCCGCAACGACGACCCCAATTCCACTCCGGCGCACCTTGCGCAATGGCAGCTAAGGAATTGTTAAATGCAAAATTTGAGTCATAGTGCGCACTTCAAGAAAAGATTGGAGACACCATGTCAGATCGCTGCGGTTGGGTGGGCATGGACCCCATCTATGAGGCCTATCATGACACTGAATGGGGCGTGCCCGAATATGACAGCCGCGCGCTTTGGGAAAAGCTTATCCTCGACGGCTTTCAGGCCGGGCTGAGCTGGATCACGATCCTCAAGAAACGCGACAACTTTCGGGCAGCATTTCAAGGGTTTGACCCAAACATCCTGGCAACTTGGGGCGAAACCGAGGTCACGCGCCTGCTGCAGGATCCAGGCATCATCCGCCACCGGGGCAAGATCGAGGCGACCCTGTCAAACGCCCGTGTCTGGCAAGAGATTGAGGCGGAGACGGGCTTTGATACATACCTGTGGACCTACATGGGTGGTACACCTTTGCAGAACCAGTGGCGCACACTTGAAGACGTGCCCACCGAAACAGTAATCTCCCGCGCAATTTCGAAAGATTTGAAGAAACGTGGCTTCAAGTTTTGCGGCCCTACGATTGTCTATGCCTTTATGCAGGCTGTTGGCATGGTCAACGACCATTTGGTAACCTGCCCATGTCACGAGAAAGTCAAAGCGCTGGATTGAACAGCTCGCAAAATTGAGATGTTCACTTGGCTCGAATAAATCTGCAGGAGTTTTGGAATGAAAAAGGCGGCCCTGACCCTCACCGGAATGATTGCCTTGCTTCACTATTATATCGCGTGGTTTGAAATCTTCGCCTGGACAAGCAGAGGTCCAAAAGTCTTCTCGGACTTCCCGGCAGAGCTCTTTGAGCAAACGATACCCTTGGCGGCAAACCAGGGAATCTACAACGCTTTTCTCGCAGTCGGATTGACTTGGGCACTCATCATCAAAGACGCTAAGTGGCAAAAAAACGTGGCAACATATTTTCTGATGTTTGTCGCCGTTGCCGGCGTATTTGGCGCGCTGACAGTCACCACAAAGATCCTGTTTATTCAGGCCATTCCTGCGCTTATAGCATTGGCTTTCCTTTGGGTGCCAGGATCGTCGACCAGGCAAAACTGACGCCGCGTATCCCTTGCGAACCGCAACAAGGAACCCTTTGGATTCCTGCCAACACTCCTATATACGGCCTCATCTGACCCAATATACGCAGTCCCATGACCGACACCGCGCCCATCACTCAGGACGTTCTCACGATCCCTCGCAAGCTGCCTGACGGGCCGACCAATCTTGTTGGTCTCACCCGAGACGCACTGCGCGAGACGCTCATCGCGCACGGCACACCGGAAAAGCAGGCCAAGATGCGCGTGAACCAGATCTGGCAGTGGATCTACCAGTGGGGCGTGCGTGATTTTCATGCCATGACCAACCTGTCCAAAGCATATCGCGCGGAGCTGGATGAGGCGTTCACCATCGCCGTGCCCGAAATCGTGGACAAACAGGTCAGTGCTGATGGCACCCGCAAATACCTTGTGCGCATAGCCGGGGGTCATGAAGTCGAAACTGTCTACATCCCCGAGGAAGATCGCGGCACGCTTTGCATCTCGTCCCAAGTGGGTTGCACCCTCACCTGTTCCTTCTGCCACACCGGAACGCAAAAACTCGTCCGCAACCTGACCGCAGGTGAGATTGTCGGCCAAGTTAT
This DNA window, taken from Roseovarius sp. S88, encodes the following:
- a CDS encoding DUF2007 domain-containing protein — translated: MKHLLSTTDPTIIAFAKALLQGEDINCFEMDVNMSVLEGGIGIFPRRLMVANDDYSLARRTLLDNGIELDDPK
- a CDS encoding transcriptional regulator GcvA; translated protein: MSDRLPPLTALRAFDAAARHMSFQKAADELNVTPAALSFQIKSLEQHLGAPLFRRLNRAVALTEAGETLAPGCRDGFTSLVAAWTATRRLQDVSSLTVTAGPGFTSKWLAPRLFEFAQAHPEIELRFAASLKAMDFDRDQVDVAIRFGYGPDTDVWSLPLAEEWVTPVMTPVLAAQFPTPESLRDAVLIVDQSIDFLDPSPTWATWFRSVGIEPIEAHGPRFSQTDHAVDAALAGVGVTLGRRALVIKDLMDGRLVAPYKVALSTGARFRFLCRKGSEDKPQIRAFRDWMVTEIDKGRPTSDQLTILPPPWD
- a CDS encoding YdcH family protein, whose protein sequence is MSLNSHVDELKRKHQNLSEQVEAAQRAPGSNDFEIADMKKQKLRLKEEIERLSS
- a CDS encoding tRNA1(Val) (adenine(37)-N6)-methyltransferase, producing the protein MTQSESDVDLSRDAFLSGQLQILQPRQGYRAGIDPVLLAASVPAQAGDSILDLGCGAGVAGLCLARRVPGITLTGLELQAQYAELARHNSAENGIDMTVILGDIAAPPTEIKDKQFSHVIANPPYFDQASRTAADDIGREVALAGSTPLSDWVATAAKRTCPKGTVTFIHRTERLPDLLSAFRSHLGSLEALPLAPRSGRAAKLILLRGRKNGNAEFRLHQPWILHEGDKHLADAENYTPATACILRDAASLDFPA
- a CDS encoding acetyl-CoA C-acetyltransferase, producing the protein MTNVVIASAARTAVGSFSGSFANTPAHDLGAAVLEAVVERAGVEKSDVSETILGQVLTAAQGQNPARQAHVNAGLPVESSAWGLNQVCGSGLRAVALGAQHIQLGDADVVAAGGQENMTLSPHAAALRAGHKMGDLKYIDTMIRDGLWDAFNGYHMGQTAENVADQWQITRDMQDEFAVASQNKAEAAQKAGKFADEIVPFTVKTRKGDIVVDNDEYIRHGANLEAMAKMRPAFTKDGSVTAANASGLNDGAAAVLLMSADNAEKRGIEPLARIASYATAGLDPSIMGVGPIHASRKALDKAGWSVDDLDLVEANEAFAAQACAVNKDMGWDPSIVNVNGGAIAIGHPIGASGCRVLNTLLFEMKRRDAKKGLATLCIGGGMGVALCVERP
- a CDS encoding EAL domain-containing protein, which translates into the protein MGKKIWANIPAGHDSPMAYAISSRDQSVIRMVDEAVRHKQVTLAYQSIVPAGDQARPAFYEGLIRVLDPTGRIIPARDFIGSIEATETGRIIDCLALEKGLACLRRFPSLRLAINMSARSIGYPRWMRSLKRGIAKDPTVAERLILEITESSAMLIPELVVSFMSDLQRKGISFALDDFGAGYTSFRYLRDFYFDILKVDGQFIRGIADDPDNQVLTRALLSIAEQFDLVTVAESVENPRDAVYLSHMGFDCLQGYYFGAPTIHAPWEEVRQERAASA
- a CDS encoding DUF1304 domain-containing protein, encoding MKKAALTLTGMIALLHYYIAWFEIFAWTSRGPKVFSDFPAELFEQTIPLAANQGIYNAFLAVGLTWALIIKDAKWQKNVATYFLMFVAVAGVFGALTVTTKILFIQAIPALIALAFLWVPGSSTRQN
- a CDS encoding DNA-3-methyladenine glycosylase I, whose translation is MSDRCGWVGMDPIYEAYHDTEWGVPEYDSRALWEKLILDGFQAGLSWITILKKRDNFRAAFQGFDPNILATWGETEVTRLLQDPGIIRHRGKIEATLSNARVWQEIEAETGFDTYLWTYMGGTPLQNQWRTLEDVPTETVISRAISKDLKKRGFKFCGPTIVYAFMQAVGMVNDHLVTCPCHEKVKALD
- the phbB gene encoding acetoacetyl-CoA reductase, with the translated sequence MSRTALVTGGSRGIGEAISKQLKSEGYNVAATYAGNDEKAAAFTAETGIKTYKWNVGDYDASKAGIEQIEADLGPIDTVVANAGITRDAPFHRMSPEQWKEVIDTNLTGVFNTVHPVWPGMRERKFGRVIVISSINGQKGQFGQVNYAATKAGDLGIVKSLAQEGARAGITANAVCPGYIGTEMVMAIDESIREKIIAGIPAGRLGTPKEIARCVSFLASEDSGFINGSTISANGAQFFV